The Brachyhypopomus gauderio isolate BG-103 chromosome 7, BGAUD_0.2, whole genome shotgun sequence genome has a window encoding:
- the znf385d gene encoding zinc finger protein 385D isoform X2, whose protein sequence is MDPVQKAVLHHTFGIPVSSRKKPASCTVCQLRFNSQSQALSHYKGTKHAKKLKSLDTPKCKAKSSVLAREPTSKWPGSVARDPNTKEPPKSLHSTGTPPLGPDRKDGSPNVLHPPTSPPLAPHLFVEAESTSMVAAKEKGSSPTPGAPLPSEQDTETDPETETEEEKALRLLYCSLCKVAVNSPSQLEAHNSGTKHKTMLEARNGNGSIKSFPRPGVKSKLPTSTAAATGLQNKTFHCETCDVHVNSETQLKQHISSRRHKDRAAGKPAKPKYSPYAKTQRGQTIQQTLKIPLSKDLCQALPATIVPSHLAAVAAAAAVGPTFSLRASHNPSLFQTQSLPTALLRPAPGPIRTAHAPVLFAPY, encoded by the exons ATGGACCCAGTTCAGAAAGCCGTTCTACATCACACATTCGGCATTCCGGTCTCCTCCAGAAAGAAACCCGCCTCGTGCACCGTGTGCCAGCTGCGATTTAATTCACAG AGCCAAGCACTGTCCCATTACAAAGGCACCAAGCATGCCAAGAAGCTCAAATCCCTGGATACGCCCAAGTGCAAGGCGAAGAGCTCCGTGTTGGCGAGGGAACCCACCAGCAAGTGGCCAGGCTCTGTGGCCAGGGACCCCAACACCAAGGAGCCCCCGAAGAGCCTCCACTCCACTGGCACACCACCGCTGGGCCCCGACAGGAAAG ATGGCAGTCCCAATGTCCTCCATCCTCCCACGTCCCCACCCTTAGCCCCACATCTCTTTGTGGAGGCTGAGTCTACCTCAATGGTGGCAGCAAAGGAAAAGGGCTCAAGCCCCACCCCTGGGGCACCCCTGCCCTCGGAGCAAGACACGGAGACTGACCCCGAGACGGAGACGGAGGAGGAGAAAGCCCTGCGTCTCCTATATTGCTCCCTCTGCAAGGTGGCTGTCAATTCACCCTCCCAGCTGGAAGCTCACAATAGCG GCACCAAGCACAAGACCATGCTGGAGGCTCGGAATGGCAACGGCTCCATCAAGTCGTTCCCCAGGCCAGGAGTGAAGAGCAAGCTTCCCACATCCACAGCTGCAGCCACGGGCTTGCAGAACAAGACATTCCACTGTGAGACATGTGACGTGCACGTGAACTCGGAGACGCAGCTTAAGCAG CATATCAGCAGCCGGCGCCACAAAGACAGAGCAGCAGGAAAGCCTGCGAAACCGAAGTACAGCCCGTATGCCAAGACCCAAAGAGGACAAACCATTCAGCAAACG CTGAAAATCCCTCTGAGTAAGGACCTGTGTCAGGCCTTGCCAGCCACGATAGTGCCCTCCCACCTAGCAGCAGTCGCCGCGGCAGCTGCTGTTGGCCCCACCTTCTCTCTGCGTGCCAGCCATAACCCCTCCCTCTTTCAGACTCAGTCCCTCCCCACAGCCCTTCTTCGGCCCGCCCCTGGGCCGATCAGGACCGCCCATGCACCAGTACTGTTCGCTCCCTACTGA